One genomic window of Psychrobacter cibarius includes the following:
- a CDS encoding metalloregulator ArsR/SmtB family transcription factor — translation MINAIASFAALSQDTRLKAFRLLVSQEPVGLPAGEIARKLSVPHNTMSAHLSVLARAGWVVSQRHSRQIIYRASLSHMEEVIQFLLQDCCAGHPELRASLMDSLSGCGVVNTNDVNSE, via the coding sequence ATGATAAATGCTATCGCAAGCTTTGCTGCGCTCTCTCAAGATACTCGTCTAAAAGCTTTTAGGTTGCTTGTCAGTCAAGAGCCTGTCGGCCTACCTGCGGGTGAAATAGCTCGCAAACTGTCCGTGCCACATAACACGATGTCAGCGCATTTATCAGTGCTGGCACGAGCAGGGTGGGTGGTGTCTCAACGGCACAGTCGGCAGATAATTTATCGCGCCTCACTATCACATATGGAGGAGGTTATTCAGTTTCTGTTGCAAGATTGCTGTGCGGGACATCCAGAATTGCGTGCGTCTCTTATGGACAGTCTGAGCGGATGTGGGGTCGTTAATACTAATGACGTAAACAGTGAGTAA